Proteins encoded within one genomic window of Bacteroides sedimenti:
- a CDS encoding KUP/HAK/KT family potassium transporter — protein sequence MKHQHKVPFGIMGIFLAIGIVYGDIGTSPLYVMKAIVNGFPEALRSNPDYIIGAISCIIWTLTLQTTVKYVIVTLRADNNGEGGILSLFALIRKKYRWTYVIAMIGASTLLADGIITPAITVISAVEGLNVLVPSIPIIPVTVAIIVALFLLQPLGTARLGKPFGRIMFLWFTMLGILGFFAFLQYPIIVKAFNPYYAIKVLINAPDALIILGAVFLCTTGAEALYSDLGHCGLHNIRVSWVYVKATLIMNYLGQGAWIITHPSEIVTDINPFFCIMPSWFSFIGVAMATMAAIIASQALISGSFTIISEAISLDIWPNIRIKYPTEIKGQMYIPQVNYALMALCTLIVIAFGSSSHMEAAYGLSITITMLMTTLLLFMYFQFKKVPYALSIPLTLFFITVETSFFIGNVFKFAHGGWATILIAGLIFFVMYIWYNGRRIKNHASAYEPINPTIECLKKISEDETIPKFATHLVYVTRAKYPDEMESKISYSLINKQPKRADTYWFVYLHRSDEPYHFKYTVKTFVPQKMFRLDVYAGFKQGVHMDKFVHLICKEMEENGDVDLLSRYPSLRDNKVEGDFRFVVVERIARNVQLPAIKKSILLLYYLIKKYSTSDTQILDLDPSLVTMEYVPMKSEQQL from the coding sequence ATGAAACACCAGCACAAAGTGCCCTTTGGAATTATGGGCATATTCCTGGCAATCGGGATTGTTTATGGAGATATCGGAACTTCTCCGTTGTACGTAATGAAAGCCATTGTAAATGGATTTCCCGAAGCCCTTCGTTCTAACCCTGATTATATTATCGGAGCTATCTCATGTATTATCTGGACTCTGACACTGCAAACAACTGTCAAGTATGTAATTGTCACTCTAAGGGCCGATAATAATGGTGAAGGTGGAATTCTCTCTCTCTTTGCATTGATCCGGAAAAAGTATCGCTGGACCTATGTTATTGCTATGATTGGAGCTTCCACGTTGCTTGCCGATGGCATTATTACACCCGCCATTACAGTTATTTCGGCGGTCGAAGGATTGAATGTCCTGGTTCCTTCTATTCCTATTATTCCTGTTACGGTGGCTATTATTGTGGCACTTTTTCTGCTTCAACCACTTGGTACAGCACGTCTAGGTAAACCTTTCGGCAGAATTATGTTCTTATGGTTTACAATGCTTGGCATTCTCGGATTTTTCGCTTTTCTGCAGTATCCCATCATTGTTAAAGCATTCAATCCCTATTATGCCATAAAGGTACTAATCAACGCTCCCGATGCATTAATCATTTTAGGTGCAGTATTCCTCTGTACTACAGGAGCCGAAGCCCTCTATTCTGACCTTGGACACTGTGGCTTGCATAATATTCGAGTGTCATGGGTATATGTAAAAGCTACCTTGATAATGAATTATCTAGGGCAAGGAGCATGGATTATTACCCATCCAAGCGAAATTGTAACAGATATCAATCCATTTTTCTGCATTATGCCGAGCTGGTTCTCTTTTATAGGAGTCGCTATGGCGACAATGGCTGCCATCATTGCCAGTCAAGCGTTAATCAGCGGTTCTTTCACCATTATAAGTGAAGCTATTTCATTGGATATATGGCCTAATATTCGCATTAAATACCCAACTGAAATAAAAGGACAGATGTATATCCCTCAAGTGAACTATGCATTGATGGCATTGTGTACACTCATTGTGATTGCGTTCGGTTCTTCTTCTCACATGGAGGCGGCTTACGGTCTTTCAATTACAATTACGATGCTGATGACTACTCTGTTGCTCTTTATGTATTTTCAGTTTAAGAAAGTTCCATATGCATTGAGTATTCCGTTAACCCTTTTCTTTATTACCGTTGAAACCAGCTTCTTTATTGGTAATGTGTTTAAATTTGCCCATGGTGGTTGGGCTACCATATTGATTGCCGGATTGATTTTCTTTGTGATGTATATCTGGTATAACGGTCGACGTATCAAGAACCATGCATCAGCTTACGAACCAATTAATCCGACAATAGAGTGTTTGAAGAAAATTAGTGAAGATGAAACTATACCCAAATTTGCAACACATCTTGTATATGTTACTCGTGCCAAATATCCCGATGAAATGGAGAGTAAAATATCATATTCACTTATCAACAAACAACCTAAACGAGCAGATACATACTGGTTTGTATATCTCCACCGTAGTGATGAGCCCTATCACTTTAAATATACCGTGAAGACATTTGTTCCACAAAAGATGTTCCGTTTAGATGTCTATGCCGGATTCAAACAAGGGGTGCATATGGATAAATTCGTCCATCTGATATGTAAAGAGATGGAAGAGAATGGAGATGTAGATCTGTTAAGCCGCTATCCGTCGCTACGAGATAATAAGGTTGAGGGAGACTTCCGGTTCGTTGTAGTGGAACGAATTGCCCGTAATGTGCAGCTGCCTGCAATAAAGAAATCAATTCTGTTGCTTTATTATCTCATCAAGAAGTATTCTACATCGGATACCCAGATTCTGGATTTGGACCCGTCACTAGTTACTATGGAATATGTACCGATGAAATCGGAACAGCAACTATAA
- a CDS encoding carbohydrate-binding family 9-like protein has product MGKLNIKKLALTGTSVAELSVLMDKENIEFNAVECVNWDSYPYKPKMKFRIAHTDDAILLNYQVEEATVRAVYGEDNDQVWTDSCVEFFVIPANDGYYYNIEATCIGTVLLAVGKDRHERERASLDVMSGIQRWASLGREPFAEREGCAWELSLIIPYSAFFKHDIKSLDGVSAKGNFYKCGDELKTPHFVSWNPIKTENPDFHRPEFFGDLLFE; this is encoded by the coding sequence ATGGGTAAGCTTAATATAAAGAAATTAGCTTTGACGGGAACTTCAGTTGCCGAACTTTCAGTCTTAATGGACAAAGAAAATATTGAATTTAATGCGGTTGAATGTGTAAATTGGGATAGTTACCCATATAAGCCAAAAATGAAATTCCGCATTGCTCATACTGATGATGCAATTCTGCTTAACTATCAGGTGGAGGAAGCTACTGTTCGTGCCGTTTACGGAGAAGATAACGATCAGGTATGGACAGATTCGTGTGTGGAGTTTTTTGTTATTCCGGCAAACGACGGGTATTACTATAATATTGAGGCAACATGCATCGGGACCGTGCTTCTGGCTGTTGGAAAAGATCGTCATGAACGTGAACGCGCCTCTTTAGATGTAATGTCTGGCATTCAGCGTTGGGCAAGCCTGGGAAGAGAACCATTTGCAGAACGTGAAGGCTGTGCGTGGGAATTATCATTGATCATTCCTTATTCTGCCTTCTTTAAACATGATATTAAATCTCTTGACGGAGTATCCGCAAAAGGGAACTTCTACAAGTGTGGTGATGAACTGAAAACCCCGCATTTCGTTTCCTGGAATCCAATTAAGACAGAGAACCCCGATTTTCATCGTCCTGAGTTCTTTGGTGATTTGCTATTTGAATAG
- a CDS encoding hotdog fold thioesterase — MNAIEFFKDDRFAEQTGVKLVEIKPGYGKAMMKITEHHLNAGHTTQGGAIFTLADLALAAAANSHGNLALSLTSNIHFFRTSKPGDLLYAEARERFIHKRTAHYHVDITNQNGELIADLEATMYRKDSKLPFNL; from the coding sequence ATGAATGCAATTGAATTCTTTAAAGATGACCGTTTTGCTGAACAAACCGGGGTAAAATTAGTAGAAATCAAACCGGGATATGGAAAGGCTATGATGAAGATTACAGAACATCATCTGAATGCAGGCCACACTACCCAAGGAGGTGCAATCTTCACATTGGCAGATCTGGCACTTGCAGCCGCCGCAAATTCACACGGCAACCTTGCCTTATCGCTTACATCGAATATTCACTTCTTCAGAACCAGTAAGCCCGGAGATCTACTCTATGCAGAAGCTAGAGAACGATTTATTCATAAGAGGACGGCTCATTACCATGTAGACATAACCAATCAGAATGGTGAACTGATTGCCGATCTGGAAGCCACTATGTACCGTAAGGATAGCAAACTGCCTTTTAATCTGTAA
- a CDS encoding DUF4348 domain-containing protein: MKKNNLIACLLFLSLFAILPSNAASNGEDFKAFLKRFTSSAAFQYSRIKFPLKTDIILSTGDGENEKHFPFTKKEWPLLDDETFVEERNEVEGEGVYVSKFTVNETNHVEFEAGYEESELDLRVTFDLIDGKWFLTDCYTGWFNFNVLASEFNQTVREIQAENKEFIKLHP, from the coding sequence ATGAAGAAGAACAACCTGATTGCTTGTCTTTTATTTCTTTCCCTATTTGCAATATTGCCTTCGAATGCGGCATCAAATGGTGAAGACTTCAAGGCTTTTCTGAAGAGGTTTACTTCCAGTGCTGCATTTCAATATTCCCGGATAAAGTTTCCGTTGAAAACAGATATTATTCTTTCGACCGGCGACGGTGAAAATGAGAAGCATTTTCCCTTTACCAAGAAAGAGTGGCCCTTGCTGGACGATGAGACATTTGTGGAAGAACGAAATGAGGTGGAAGGAGAAGGTGTGTATGTTTCAAAATTTACAGTAAACGAAACTAATCATGTTGAGTTTGAGGCCGGATATGAAGAATCTGAGCTAGACCTTCGTGTTACCTTTGATTTAATTGATGGCAAATGGTTTCTCACTGATTGTTATACTGGCTGGTTTAATTTCAACGTCTTAGCCAGTGAATTTAATCAAACCGTACGTGAAATACAGGCTGAGAACAAAGAATTTATTAAATTGCATCCATAA
- a CDS encoding GNAT family N-acetyltransferase, translated as MDDIIKPVSKEILKAELTDDKRLRMTNKSNNFIYIITHQDSPNVMREIGRLREVAFRAAGGGTGLSLDIDEYDTMENPYKQLIVWNPDAEEILGGYRYILGTDVRFDEKGHPILATSHMFDFSEKFIKEYLPTTIELGRSFVTLEYQSTRAGSKGLFALDNLWDGLGALTVIMPSVKYFFGKVTMYPSFHRQGRDMILYFLKKHFGDKENLITPTRPLEMESDEQDLARIFNKKSFKEDYKILNTEVRKLGYNIPPLVNAYMGLSPTMKMFGTAINYGFGDVEETGILIAVDEILEEKRIRHIESFAKNHPQDCVITSGANKIIY; from the coding sequence ATGGATGATATAATAAAACCGGTCAGTAAAGAAATTCTGAAAGCTGAACTTACAGACGATAAACGCTTGCGAATGACCAATAAGAGCAATAATTTTATCTATATTATTACTCATCAAGATTCACCTAATGTGATGCGTGAAATAGGTCGTTTACGAGAAGTTGCTTTTCGTGCTGCTGGAGGAGGTACGGGACTTTCATTAGATATTGATGAATACGATACGATGGAGAACCCTTATAAGCAACTCATTGTATGGAATCCGGATGCTGAAGAAATACTTGGAGGTTACAGGTATATCCTTGGAACAGATGTTCGTTTTGATGAAAAAGGACATCCTATTCTGGCCACATCTCACATGTTCGATTTCTCAGAGAAATTCATCAAAGAATATCTGCCTACAACCATTGAATTGGGTCGTTCATTTGTTACGCTCGAATACCAGTCAACCAGGGCTGGTTCAAAAGGTCTTTTTGCTCTGGATAATCTATGGGATGGATTAGGAGCGTTAACTGTCATTATGCCATCGGTAAAATACTTCTTTGGGAAAGTGACTATGTATCCTAGTTTTCATCGTCAAGGACGTGATATGATTCTTTATTTTCTTAAAAAGCATTTTGGCGATAAGGAGAATCTGATAACTCCTACCAGACCTTTAGAAATGGAATCTGATGAGCAAGATCTTGCAAGGATATTCAACAAAAAGTCATTCAAGGAAGATTATAAGATTCTAAATACTGAAGTTCGCAAGTTGGGATACAATATACCTCCACTGGTTAACGCATATATGGGACTTTCTCCAACTATGAAGATGTTTGGTACAGCTATTAATTATGGCTTTGGTGACGTTGAAGAAACAGGAATCCTGATTGCTGTTGACGAAATTCTCGAAGAAAAGCGCATTCGTCACATTGAATCTTTCGCTAAGAACCATCCACAAGATTGTGTTATCACTTCTGGAGCCAACAAGATTATTTATTAA
- a CDS encoding DUF2851 family protein, protein MEQLLHYIWKHRIFPLKQLVTTAGISVEVIDPGLNNSNAGPDFFNAKIRINGTLWVGNVEIHSKASDWYRHGHDQNKVYDSVILHVAREVDCEVKRTSGELIPQMQLSCPEHIKMNYQELHKADMLPPCYKIIPDLSSFTIHSWLSVLQSERFEHKSEAIHARLKHCNGSWEDAFFITLARNFGFGLNGDAFEKWAGLIPLRSVDKHRDSLFKVEAIFFGQAGLLEEPLDDPYYKMLKKEFAYLKHLFQLPVMDPSLWHFLRLRPGNFPHVRIAQLAYLYSTKWGLFSRVMGASSIKQIKEVLSTSVSDYWEEHYQFYSPSPRRSKHLSESTYNLLIINTVVPFLYAYGRHKIDDDLCQRAGNLLEEIKAEDNYVTRMWNGVGLNVNNAADSQALLELKKEYCDKKKCLYCRIGFEYLKQQK, encoded by the coding sequence ATGGAACAACTACTGCATTATATCTGGAAACACAGAATATTTCCCCTGAAGCAACTTGTGACCACTGCTGGCATAAGTGTGGAGGTGATTGATCCTGGCCTAAACAATTCGAATGCCGGTCCGGACTTTTTCAATGCTAAAATCAGAATTAATGGTACTTTGTGGGTAGGAAATGTGGAAATTCATTCCAAAGCATCTGATTGGTATCGTCATGGGCATGATCAGAATAAAGTATATGATTCCGTGATTCTGCATGTGGCAAGAGAGGTTGATTGTGAAGTGAAGCGCACTAGTGGTGAGCTCATACCTCAAATGCAGCTTAGCTGTCCTGAGCATATAAAAATGAATTATCAGGAACTTCACAAAGCCGATATGCTGCCTCCCTGCTATAAGATAATTCCGGATCTCTCTTCCTTTACTATTCATTCCTGGCTTTCGGTTTTGCAGAGCGAACGCTTTGAGCATAAGTCCGAAGCTATTCATGCACGTCTGAAACATTGCAATGGGAGCTGGGAAGATGCTTTTTTTATCACCCTGGCTAGGAATTTTGGCTTTGGACTTAATGGCGATGCTTTTGAGAAATGGGCAGGACTAATTCCTTTGCGCTCGGTAGATAAGCACCGTGACAGCTTGTTCAAAGTGGAAGCTATCTTTTTCGGACAAGCAGGATTACTGGAAGAGCCTCTTGACGATCCTTACTATAAGATGCTTAAGAAGGAGTTTGCATACCTGAAGCATTTGTTCCAACTTCCGGTAATGGATCCTTCACTCTGGCATTTCCTACGTTTGCGGCCGGGTAATTTTCCGCACGTCCGGATTGCTCAGTTGGCATATCTCTATTCAACGAAATGGGGACTCTTTTCAAGAGTTATGGGGGCTTCGTCCATAAAACAGATAAAAGAGGTTCTGAGTACTTCTGTTTCCGACTATTGGGAAGAACATTATCAGTTTTATTCTCCGTCTCCGCGCAGGTCCAAGCATTTGAGCGAATCTACTTATAACCTTTTGATTATAAATACTGTGGTGCCTTTTTTGTACGCTTATGGAAGGCATAAAATAGATGATGACCTTTGTCAAAGAGCAGGCAATTTGCTTGAAGAAATCAAAGCTGAAGATAATTATGTAACCAGAATGTGGAATGGGGTAGGACTTAATGTAAATAATGCTGCTGATTCACAGGCATTACTGGAACTTAAAAAAGAGTACTGTGATAAGAAGAAATGCCTCTATTGCCGCATTGGATTTGAATATTTAAAGCAACAGAAATAA
- a CDS encoding DUF3108 domain-containing protein, with protein MRRRKKRLKIAEQIQTVGEVFKYRTALLLLLLLLNGSFVFAQCETKNDAFKSGEHVMYELYFNWKFIWTKAGTASLTTNAMNYGTKPAYRINLMAFGSKTADVFFKMRDTLTCIISDKLQPYYFRKGSEEGKRYTVDEVSFSYKDGVSNAKLKQVKNFGTPKYASVQDSRCIYDMLSILAQARSFNPNDYKVGERIKFQMATGAKVEEQTLIYRGKEVVKTNDGVKYRSLVFSLVEYKKKKEKEIITFFVTDDNNHLPVRLDLFLNFGSAKAFLKSVKNNKHPLTSIVTD; from the coding sequence ATGAGAAGAAGAAAAAAAAGACTCAAAATAGCAGAACAAATTCAAACAGTAGGAGAGGTTTTTAAATATCGTACAGCTCTGTTACTGTTGTTATTGCTACTCAATGGCTCTTTCGTCTTTGCACAATGTGAAACAAAGAACGATGCGTTTAAGTCGGGAGAACATGTTATGTATGAACTCTATTTCAACTGGAAATTTATCTGGACTAAAGCCGGAACAGCTAGCTTGACAACTAATGCCATGAACTACGGTACAAAACCTGCTTACCGAATCAATTTGATGGCTTTTGGCAGTAAGACAGCAGATGTGTTTTTTAAGATGAGAGATACGTTGACTTGTATTATTAGCGATAAATTGCAGCCTTACTATTTTCGAAAAGGTTCCGAAGAGGGGAAAAGGTACACTGTAGACGAGGTTTCATTCTCCTACAAGGATGGGGTAAGCAATGCGAAGCTGAAACAGGTGAAGAATTTTGGTACTCCTAAATACGCTTCAGTTCAGGACAGCCGCTGTATATACGACATGTTAAGCATATTGGCTCAGGCCCGCTCCTTTAATCCGAATGACTATAAAGTGGGAGAGCGAATTAAGTTCCAAATGGCTACTGGCGCTAAGGTGGAAGAACAGACACTTATCTACAGAGGAAAAGAAGTTGTTAAAACCAATGATGGGGTTAAGTACCGATCTTTGGTTTTTTCTCTGGTAGAGTACAAAAAGAAAAAGGAGAAAGAGATAATAACATTCTTTGTAACTGACGATAATAATCATTTGCCAGTACGTCTCGATCTATTTCTCAATTTTGGATCAGCTAAAGCTTTTCTTAAGAGCGTGAAGAACAATAAGCACCCACTTACCTCAATTGTTACAGATTAA
- the cysS gene encoding cysteine--tRNA ligase produces MEHKLTIYNTLNRKKELFVPLNEPHVGMYVCGPTVYGDAHLGHARPAITFDLLFRYLRHLGYKVRYVRNITDVGHLEHDADEGEDKIAKKARLEQLEPMEVVQYYLTRYHHAMDSLNVLPPSIEPQASGHIIEQMEFVRKILNAGYAYESEGSVYFDIEKYSKDHRYGKLSGRNVEELLSTTRELDGQSEKRNSADFALWKKASPEHIMHWSSEWSEGFPGWHLECSAMGTKYLGEEFDIHGGGMDLLFPHHECEIAQSVAALGKETVHYWMHNNMITINGTKMGKSLGNFITLEEFFNGSHPMLTQAYSAMTIRFFILQAHYRSTVDFSNEALQASEKGLQRLMEAVANLEKIIPQATSSVEIKSLRNKCYEAMNDDLNSPIVISYLFDATKMINNILAGNNTITAEDLEELKSVFHLFMFDILGMKEETENVQDNVEVYNKVVDMLLELRVQAKANKDWATADKIRNELTALGFEIKDTKEGFEWKLNK; encoded by the coding sequence ATGGAACATAAACTGACGATTTACAACACATTAAATAGGAAGAAAGAGCTGTTCGTTCCACTGAACGAGCCGCATGTTGGAATGTATGTATGCGGCCCTACTGTATATGGAGATGCACACTTAGGACATGCCCGCCCTGCAATCACCTTCGACTTACTCTTCCGCTATCTCAGACATTTAGGATATAAAGTTCGTTATGTACGTAATATTACTGATGTAGGCCATTTGGAACATGATGCCGATGAAGGAGAAGATAAAATTGCAAAAAAAGCAAGACTGGAACAGTTGGAACCAATGGAGGTAGTTCAGTATTATCTTACTCGCTATCATCATGCAATGGATTCACTTAATGTTCTTCCCCCAAGCATAGAGCCACAGGCTTCGGGCCATATCATCGAACAGATGGAATTCGTGCGTAAGATCCTAAATGCAGGATATGCATATGAAAGCGAAGGGTCCGTTTATTTTGACATTGAAAAGTATAGCAAAGATCACCGTTACGGAAAGCTCTCCGGCAGAAACGTGGAAGAGTTGTTAAGCACAACCCGCGAGCTAGACGGACAGAGCGAGAAACGTAATTCTGCCGATTTTGCTCTATGGAAAAAAGCATCTCCTGAGCATATCATGCACTGGTCTTCTGAATGGAGTGAGGGATTCCCTGGATGGCATTTGGAATGCTCTGCAATGGGGACCAAATATCTGGGTGAAGAGTTCGACATTCATGGCGGAGGCATGGACCTGTTATTCCCTCACCACGAATGCGAAATCGCACAATCTGTTGCTGCGTTGGGCAAGGAAACGGTTCACTACTGGATGCACAACAATATGATTACCATTAATGGTACTAAAATGGGTAAATCTCTGGGTAATTTTATCACATTGGAAGAATTCTTTAATGGATCGCATCCGATGTTGACACAAGCATACAGTGCCATGACTATCCGCTTCTTTATCCTTCAGGCTCATTATCGCAGCACTGTCGACTTTAGCAATGAGGCTCTTCAGGCTTCTGAGAAAGGATTGCAACGGTTGATGGAAGCGGTGGCCAACCTGGAAAAAATTATTCCACAAGCTACTTCTAGCGTTGAAATCAAATCTCTCCGCAATAAGTGCTATGAAGCCATGAATGACGATCTAAACTCGCCAATCGTAATTTCATATCTGTTTGATGCAACGAAGATGATCAACAATATCCTGGCCGGCAACAATACAATCACAGCTGAGGACTTGGAAGAATTGAAGAGTGTATTCCACCTCTTCATGTTTGATATTCTTGGAATGAAAGAAGAAACAGAAAACGTACAAGACAACGTCGAAGTGTATAATAAGGTGGTAGATATGCTTCTGGAGCTTCGCGTTCAGGCAAAAGCTAACAAGGATTGGGCTACTGCTGATAAAATCAGAAACGAGCTTACTGCTTTAGGGTTTGAAATTAAAGATACTAAAGAAGGATTTGAATGGAAGCTTAATAAGTAA
- a CDS encoding Ig-like domain-containing protein — MLSLKNIRVKHTFRSVIGTGVLTLAVCSCANMGNPTGGPIDVTPPKFVGSIPSIGTLNNTKKKIVLEFDEFIKIENASEKVIVSPPQALSPEIKQNGKKISVNLLDSLKPNSTYTIDFSDAIVDNNEGNPLGSFAFTFSTGTKIDTLEVSGYLLDASNLEPVKGMLVGLHSNLTDSAFIKLPFDRVSRTDSRGHFTIKGVAPGTYRVFGLQDANQNFAFDQKSEAIAVYGSPVTPRFEVRSKQDTIWRDTITVDTILTKRYTHYLPDDLILRTFKEEVKSQYLIKSERLNPNKFSLYFAAASTTLPSIKGINFNEKDAFFVEKALKNDTIHYWVKDSVLIKKDTLEMSLNYLYTDTLGHLVPKTDTLYLAVKKLKGSTVPKRKKGEPEPIKLLQVKNDVPQSMDVYRNIRLEFEEPVADYDKNAIHLQQKVDSLWKEAPFIFRQDTLHPREYELVTEWEPEKEYRFAVDSAAFRSIYGLHSGKIESKFKVRSLDEYATLYFNITGADSTAYVELLDAQDKPVRKVKAVNGKADFYFLNPGKYYVRLINDSNGNGVWDTGNFEKGIQPEEVFYYNQVLELKALWEIEQDWNVRGVSLEKQKPDILKKQKPDEKKKKKTQNSRTNSNSRRGF; from the coding sequence ATGTTAAGTTTGAAAAATATTAGAGTAAAGCATACTTTTCGGAGTGTGATAGGGACCGGTGTTTTAACGCTGGCAGTCTGTTCTTGTGCCAATATGGGAAATCCTACCGGTGGTCCTATTGACGTAACTCCTCCTAAATTTGTGGGGAGTATACCGTCGATAGGAACACTGAATAATACCAAGAAGAAAATAGTTCTTGAATTTGATGAGTTTATCAAGATAGAAAATGCATCAGAGAAAGTTATTGTCTCTCCTCCTCAGGCGCTGAGCCCGGAAATTAAGCAAAACGGGAAAAAGATTTCAGTTAATCTTCTGGACTCACTCAAGCCCAATTCAACTTACACAATTGATTTTTCGGATGCCATTGTTGATAATAACGAAGGAAATCCGTTAGGTAGCTTTGCCTTTACCTTTTCAACCGGAACAAAGATTGATACCTTGGAGGTTTCAGGGTATTTGCTTGATGCATCCAATCTTGAGCCCGTAAAAGGAATGCTGGTTGGTCTTCATTCCAATCTGACCGACTCTGCTTTTATAAAATTGCCGTTTGATCGTGTTTCACGTACTGACAGTCGTGGACATTTTACTATTAAAGGTGTGGCTCCTGGTACCTATAGAGTGTTTGGTTTGCAGGATGCCAACCAGAACTTTGCTTTCGATCAGAAAAGTGAAGCGATAGCTGTTTATGGATCGCCAGTCACACCCAGATTTGAGGTCCGTAGCAAACAAGATACTATTTGGAGAGATACCATTACTGTGGATACTATACTGACAAAAAGGTATACGCATTATTTGCCTGATGATCTCATTCTCCGAACGTTCAAGGAAGAAGTAAAGTCTCAATATCTAATCAAAAGCGAGCGGTTGAATCCTAATAAATTCTCTTTATACTTTGCTGCAGCTTCAACGACTCTGCCCTCAATAAAAGGAATCAATTTTAATGAAAAAGATGCTTTCTTTGTTGAGAAAGCCCTTAAAAATGATACAATTCACTATTGGGTGAAGGATTCTGTACTGATTAAGAAAGATACACTTGAAATGTCATTGAACTATCTTTATACGGATACTCTAGGACATTTAGTGCCTAAAACAGATACACTATATCTGGCAGTGAAAAAGCTAAAGGGGAGTACAGTTCCTAAAAGGAAGAAAGGAGAACCCGAACCAATAAAATTACTTCAGGTTAAGAATGATGTACCTCAGTCTATGGATGTGTATAGAAATATAAGACTTGAGTTCGAGGAACCGGTGGCCGATTACGATAAGAATGCCATTCATCTGCAACAAAAGGTAGACTCATTGTGGAAAGAAGCCCCATTTATATTCAGGCAGGATACACTGCATCCAAGAGAATATGAATTGGTAACTGAGTGGGAGCCGGAGAAAGAATATCGTTTTGCGGTTGATTCTGCTGCTTTTAGAAGTATTTACGGATTACACTCGGGCAAAATAGAATCCAAATTCAAGGTTCGTTCACTTGATGAATATGCTACTCTCTATTTTAATATCACAGGTGCTGATTCAACTGCTTATGTAGAGCTGCTTGATGCACAGGATAAACCTGTCAGAAAAGTGAAAGCGGTTAATGGCAAAGCCGATTTCTATTTTCTAAATCCCGGTAAATACTATGTACGGCTCATTAATGATTCAAATGGAAATGGAGTATGGGATACAGGTAACTTTGAAAAAGGGATTCAGCCTGAAGAAGTTTTCTATTATAACCAAGTACTCGAGCTAAAAGCTCTTTGGGAAATTGAGCAGGATTGGAATGTCAGAGGTGTTTCTTTAGAGAAGCAAAAACCGGACATACTTAAAAAACAAAAACCAGATGAGAAGAAGAAAAAAAAGACTCAAAATAGCAGAACAAATTCAAACAGTAGGAGAGGTTTTTAA